The DNA segment AATGTCTTCATCCCAACAGGCAAGATCTTTCGGCGCAGCTTGTGATGAAGTGGGACAGATTTGGCCCAGATCACGAAATCGAATGCATCGACGACATGGCGAGACTGGCATTCGACACCGTTGGGCTCTGTGCTTTCGGTTACCGGTTCAACGAGTTCTACACTGCGGATCATCACCCTTTCATGACCCAGCTCAAGGAAGCCATTGTCGAATCGGGGAGGCGAGCGAATAGGCCAGAGATCCTCAATCAGTTCTACTGTAAGTATGGCCCGTCAGAGAAACTCTAGCAGACCCATGCTAATCCCGTCATTCAGACAAAGAGGAACAGCACCGTCAGGAGAATATcgccaagatgaaggagcTGTGCAAGAAGATCATCCAAGACCGGATTGACAACCCAAAATCAGAGGCAAATGATCTGCTCAATCTGATGATCCACGGCGTTGATAGGGAGACGGGAGAGAAGCTCACGCGAGAGAATATCGAGTACCAGATCCCAACCTTCCTCGGCGCTGGGTGAGTCTGCAATATATCGACCAATCCTTTGACAGACATGTACTGACAGCTTCTATTAGATACGAGACaacctcggcaaccttgaGCTTTATCTACTACCTTTTGTGTACGTACCCGGAGACCATGGCCAAGGCCCagcaggaggtggatgaggttgtcGGTGACAAGGTTCTCACATACGAGATGCTGCCCAAGTTGAAATACCTCGATGCGTGCATCAAGGAAGCGTTGTAAGAAAACCCCCCCTTACACTCTGTCCCATATTGCTTCAACTAACCCACTTCTAGACGTATCCAGCACCCCAGCAGTTTGCTCACGAGGTTTGCAGTCAAGGATACAGTCTTGGGAGGAAAGTACTTTGTCAGAAAGGGTCAGATGGTGTCGGGCGTCTGGAGGCATTTCCATAGAGACCCCGTCGTCTGGGGTGCTGATTCAGATGAGTTCAAACCGGAAAGGATGCTGGACAGGAATTTCCAGGCGTTACCACCTAATTCCTGGAAGCCGGTGAGTCGGAGCCATGTTCCCGGTAACGGTACAATACTGACATTACAACCTTTTCAGTTCGGCGATGGCCAGCGAGCGTGCATTGGACGTGGATTTGCGGAGCAAGAAATTCTCATCAATGTAGCCATGGTCCTACAAAGATTTGACGTTGAAAAGGCAGACCCCAACTACATTTTGGAGCTCAAAGTGCGTATTGTTGTCCTTTCCAACctggcttcttgggcttgtctATTTTCTCCCTTTCTTTCTACTCAAAGAGGTGATTAGCTGGCTAACCTGACAACAGGGTCAAATGGCTTTGAAATGTATTGACTTCAAGATACGAGCGAAAAGGCGGTCGGGAAAAACTTCCTTGAGTGGTATCCCTGGCGGCGGCTCCCAGCCAAAGAAGGCTGCcaccaagacaagacaaaacGTTACACCACAAACCGACAGCAACACTCCCAAGAAGTCCCTCACCGTCTTGTTTGGCGGCAACATGGGGACCGCCGAGAGTCTGATGCAATCGCTTTCGCGCATCGCCCCCGACTTTGGGCTCGCGGTTGACGATGTGAGGACGTTGGACTCTGCCACTGACAGTCTGCCCACGGATCGGCCCtgtatcatcatcacacccTCCTACGACGGACGACCTCCGGACAACGCCAAGAAGTTTGTCAAGTGGCTTGAGCAACTTTCCAGCAATGGCACCAAGCTCTCAGGCGTCAAATATGCTGTGTTCGCATTAGGTAATTCTGATTGGGTGAATACCTTTTACAAGATTCCCAAGCTCATTGACGACACGCTTGAGAGCCTCGGTGCCGAGCGCCTAGTCGAAACAGGTTATGGAAACGTAAAGCAAGACCTTGTTGGACCGTGGGAAACCTGGGAAGAAGAGCTGTGCCTGGCCCTCTCAGGAGTGTCGGCTGACAAAGCCCACAAGGCACAGGCAGGCGTCGAAGTGAGCATCGAACGCCATAACCTCAAGACTCTTCCCAGCGTTCTAGGCGGTGATCAAATGGGCGTTGGGACCATTGCCGCCATCCGCCAACTGGCTGATACCTTGGTGAGACCAGCGAAATACCACGTCGACGttcgtcttcctcctggCTGCCACTACCGAGCGGGAGACTACCTCGTTGTTCAAGGCCGCAACTCCACCGAGTCCGTTCACCGAACCATGGCCCGTTTCAGTCTCAGCCCAGCAGACACCATGACAGTTCAATCCTCCAAGAAGGATTTCCTACCATCCCAACCAATGGCAATAGAGCACTTTTTAAGACAACGTGTCGAGCTCGCCgcacccatcaccaaacgCCAGCTCCTCACGCTCTCCCTCCACGCGGAAGATTCCTCCCCGGAGAAAGCCcatcttctcaacctcacccaggACTCCGCCTATGATGACCTGCTTACAAACCGGCACTCTGTCCTCGATGTTCTCAGTACCATCCCTACCTTGGCCCTCCCTTTTGGAGTCTTTATcgatctcctccctccccttgcaCCAAGGGTGTACAGCATTTCGtcttctcccctctcccagtCCTCGGGAACACTCCAGTCTGGCCTCGTCGCATCCATCACGTTTGACCTGTTCCAATCCCCTGCCTTGAGCGGTCACGGAACATTCAACGGCGTTGCCTCATcctacctctcctcccgcaaGATAGGGGATGAGATATCTTGTCTTGTCCGTCCCACAACACTGCCGTTTCAGCTCCCAAAAGACATCTCCAAACCAATCGTCATGGTTGCGGCAGGCAGCGGGATTGCCCCCATGAGGGGTCTTCTCCAAGAGCGAGCCGAGCTGATGAAGCAAGGTGGGGAGTTCGGCGAGGCGGTCCTCTTCTTTGGGTGTAgggatgaggaaaaggattATTTGTacaaggaggagctggaaaggtgggagagagggggggtggtcagGGTCGTGCCGTGTTTTTCTCGGccgggggggaagaaggggaggtatGTCACTGATGCTTTGTGGGAAGAACGGGATAGGATGTGGGAAgtggttgagaaggggggcAGGGTTTTCACTTGTGGGAGTGCTGCTAGACTTGGGAGGAGTGCTGGagaggtttggaggaggatttgggaggaGAAGTCGGGACAGGGGGGTGAGAGAGAGGTAGAGGagtggttggaggggatCAAGGGAGATGGGAGGTATGTTTGTGATGTTTACTGAGGGTTTGTTTTTCGCAGTGATTTCACGTATAGTAGGTATTTAGTCAAGTATGGTTCTGAGGTAATATAGAGTGGAATTGAACGGTAAATGTGAAGCAAGAGCCCAACTGCGTTTGACCATGCCTGGCGTGATATGACGCAGTTCTCGGAGGGCTTTAGCATGTGAGCCTACCTGCATATAGAGGCCCATCTTGGCTTTCTGCAATTTGTGGAATATTGCGGCGCCGGTAAAAAGAGCAAGGTCTGAGATGCCTGTGGGAGCGGACACCCACTACGGGTTTTATAGGGAACAGCGAAAAGGTGGTCTGTACCCAAGGGGGCAACTGCTTGGTTCATGAGCAGGTTTGCTTTCTCTAAGGAAACACAGGCCCGGGTAGCACAATTGGTGGTTCGCTCTGCTTGGAATGAGACCAGAAATCAGTTTAACGACTGACAATGGTGTCCGGGAAGGTTCTGAGTTCGTCTCGCCTCCAACAATCAGATTACCTATCCCCTCTCCAAGATAGTAAGAGATTGCCCAGTTCGACTCTGGACATGGCgcattttttttctttataAAAAGCTTTTACCTATATGTGGTTTGGAGTAAGTCGGATAAAGTACGCGGTAACTTTCCAGTTTCATTTCTGCTGTTCCTTTTAGTTTTTAAGCACCTTCGAGGTGACGTTCTGCAATCCAATCAAAGTCTTCGGGTTATCTTGACGTCATTTtcaaaggggaaggggggtatGAAGCATGCTGCCGTCAAACCACGCCCCAGAGCCATTGTAGTTTTGGCCAAACGCCTTGTCGTCATCCCAGCTCGCGGAAGATTTAGTCATCATTAGCAATGGGGTGTAAAGTATGAAAGGTACGTAGCTGCCCTTCCGGCTTTGAATGACTAATGGAGATACGCCTAAGGTAGGTGCACGACCTCAGACCGATGGTGGGAACGGCCCAAGTCCGACTAATGCCTCGCGAATTAGGTAGGACGGACTTAGGAGTTAACAAGGACTTAACCATCTACAAGAAACCGGCCGGGTGGTGGCAATCATTAAATAGCTGGCAAGCTCTCAATCGACAGTCTTCAATTCATTGTCTTACGAATACCGCATTCCGGTGCCGTCGTCACCCGCCTACTTTGCAAGTTCTCTGCCTTTGTACCGGTCATACCTCGCACCTCATGGCCACCTCATCTCCTCGAACGACGAATGTCTGGGAGGTTGTCGACTTTGTGGGAACTCATCACGACACGTACGCGGCAATCTCCCCGGCCGATGCGGACTTGTCTGGAAAATCGGTTCTCATCACGGGCGCCTCCAGGGGAATCGGCATGGCAACCGGCATTCGCTTTGCCGTGGCTGGATGTTCCAAGATTGCTCTGGCAGCCCGCTCTTCTCTTCGTCAGGCCGAGCAAGAGATcaaagctgctgctgttgccgcAGGCCGAGAGGAACCTCTCGTCCTTACCCTGAACATGGATGTGACCGTGGAGGAGTCGGTCACTGAAGCTGTGGATAAGGTATCCAAGGCATTTGGAGGAAGTCTGGATGTCCTGATCGCCAACGCGGGCTACCTGCCAGAATGGAGACCTGTTGTGGAATCTGATCCGACGGAATGGTGGAAGACTTGGGAGATCAACATAAAGGGGACCTATCTTTGTGCGAAGTCTTTTATCccgctgttgttggagtcgtCCATCAAGACTTTCATCACCGTCTCCTCTGCTGGAGCACACGCACTGTTCTACGGAGCCTCAGCATACCAGACCACCAAATTTGCAACCCTAAGGTTCACCGAGTTCATCGACCAGGAGTACCACGACAAAGGCCTGATTGCTGTTGCGATTCACCCAGGAGCGGTCAAAACAGAACTGGCATTGAATATGCCCGAGGAGCATCATACCATCCTCCAGGACACGCCCGAGTTACCTGCCGACGCCATGGTATGGCTTGCCAAGGAACGCAGAGAGTGGCTTGCTGGCCGATTCTTcaactgctgctgggatgTCGATGAATTGGAAAATCGGAAAGATGAGATCACAAGCCGTGACTTGCTGAAATTTAGACTTACTATCTGAGCGGGTCTATTTCTTAGTAATGAACTAGAGCCATGGTTAAATTGGCCGAGTTCATGTATTTATCTCACCTAAAGCTTCAGGGAAAAGCGTGACTTTAATTTACAGATGTTGTTCTCTAGGAACGGTTGTGGATAAACCCATCCCAATAAAACCGAGATTAACAAAATGGAGATTAGAACCAAATACCAAGAAGACATCCAATTGAGGTCCTGGCTGTAATGCGCGGCAGTGTTGATCAAGGATCCACACGCCAACCAACTGGCAGCGTCAGGAGCCCATGCTATCCCCATCTCAACATTCAACAATAAATGGCAGTAGGAGGAGCCGTTGTTGTTATCTCAGCCTTTAAACACCTAACCTCTGAGCAGCGTGAGAACTGTCCAACATCATTACCTATCAGGTATCGAAGTATCTGAAATATTTCTAGAACGTTCCTACACTTGTTTCTGCCACTTATAGGCATGTCTCGTGTGATCAAATGAAGATCTATTACATCCTGGATAACTTTCGATCAATGTTTGCACAGCATGATAGCGCGAAAACATGAGATGGGAACGTCACGAGAGGTATATGCCTCTGGCTCAGAACCTGGACTTGAGCAGAAGAGCCAGCTCAAGGGCCCAACCAGCCAGTGTGTCCAAATATGGTGTCGTTCGAAACAGCAGGCAATATTGAGCCTGGCTATATCTCGGCAGGCCACACAGTTAGTTGTCGACGTCGATGGCTGTAGGCTGTGCTCGATCCTGTGATGGAGTTTTGTGCACTGTGTACATGGAAACACCACGAAATTGCCATGATGGATTCAGACTCAGATGCTGAGGTACTTGAGCGATGTAGTCTGCTTTCTCCTCAGTCAAACGCCgcgtcaccatcaccatgctACTTGGTCTCACCCCAACCGGGGTGGCGTTATGGAGAACATTTGAAACCCGGCGTAGCTCTGCCGAATGGTATTTGAGTAGATACTACGAGTATCTCAACGTTCTGGAGCCCAGCGAGCCGATCGAAGATCTAGGTGGGTTTCCCTTCCTGATGACCAGTTGTACCTCGATATCTTACACATCTGCTGTACATGTAGATGCCGCAATTGATGCCGCGGTTTCCGGAACGCACCAAAGCCAGCACCTCACTGGACTTAGGGTTTGTGCTGATAGAGTTGCACGGGACGTCTTCATGATGCAAAAAATACTCGCCTATATTCAGGAGGTGAGGAGCTCCTCTAACGCGCCGAAGCAGCTTGCCATCCCGGGTATTGCGGCAGCAGGAAGGTAGGATTATGATTTCAGTTTgctcccttgcccttgtcctcCAATTATACCAGCTAACATCCGCATCTAGTCTCACGAATATCGCTGTTCCCGCATGGCTTTTCCCAGCGGAGATCGCTATATGGGTCGCGCTGTTATCTATTGGAGTGGCCGTATTAACCGGGATAGTCGGTTACGCCCTATGGCCTCGTGATCTCAACAAGCACTACGAAAGTAAACAAGCCCGAATACAGCTATTGAGGCGTGCAGTGGAGGAGCAGTATGATGTCGTCGAAATCAACAAGCAGCAGACTTTGCTCAGACCAAAGACTTTTGCACACCTAAAGTCAGATTTGATGTATCACTGGCCAAAAGAAGATGAGCCTGAGAGTTGAAGTGTCCAGAGGACATGACGTGGAAATTTACATATCGCTGGAATTTACCTGCTCATGCCCGAGGTTGAGAAATTTACATCTGCGATTCTCCTTCCCATCCTGAGGGTGCTGCAAAAGCAATTCATCAACCCAACCTGGTAGGTATTTAGATTGTTTCCATTTTGCATTAGCTGTCGTCTTGTTGGGCTCATATTCTGATGTTGGTCTCAGAACGGACCGGGAAGAAGGTACCCTACAATGACCACGACTGTGGTCCTTTCTTCCTTGCAGTGGCCTTTTGGAAAGGCTAAGAATTGGGACGCCCGGAAATGTCCCAAAATGTCTCACCGTCCTCCCAGCTTTGTTTGAGAAGCGCTTTGCAACCCCGGCCCATCTCGAAGCATCTGGAACATTTACCTCCCGCCACCACAGTCGCCCATCTTCATCAAGATGGCGCCTCCCTTGCGCTCACGCACGCCTGATAGGTCTTTATTTGCAGCTAACAGTCTGCAATGTCGTAGTTTGTATCGAGAACCCTCGACGGTCCACTGACCAGGTTGCTGCGATATGGTGATAACCTTCAGCCTTTCCCATGGCATCTGCCGCTACTAATAATCTACTTTGGAGATTCAGTCGAGATCGCCTGTCTTTGCCCATAGAGAAGGCATGAGCAAATACTTTCGGACCCTGCCCCAGACACAATATCACCCGATCCTTTCTTCAGCTCGATCTGTTAGACGGTGGAATCAGCGAGATATCTTTATCCTTGGTTACAAGGTCCTGGTTCAACCCAATTGCGACGATAGCTCATACAAGCCTGGGCTGCTCCTGCTGGTCAGACCGGTGCCACTGTTCCAACTGCCGGTTCCTCAAGAGCGCTTATAAGCTTGTCTTTTCAACCCGACATGTTGATGGTGCAGCTATAAGCTGGTACCTACTCaatcaagaaagagaaaaacatCCAAGATATTAATCACCCAGTGGTTGAGCTCTTCATCTTTGGTGCTGATCGAGCTAGGCCTGCAGGGTTCGCTCGGCTTTGACCGGTCAAGGGGCCTGTCTTTGACTgttgactttgacgagatgaGCCGGCGTTCTTTGACGGTCGACTTTGAGGAGATGGGTTGTCGTTCTTTAACTGAATTGGCAGAGGCCGCGGTTGTGAACCAGAGGCCTGTTGACTTGGTGCCGCCGGCAAGGAAACGGGTTGTTTTCGCTGCTGCGGTTGACGTTGCTGACCGGGGGCGCCTTGATTGACAGCTACCGGCGAAGCTCCTCGTGGCTGAGGCTGACGGGGGTTCAACCGTGCTGATGGCGTCGAGATGGAACCAATGGCCCGCTGTTTGGATACTACGGGCATAGGGTTTTGCGGCCTTGGAGCCGAACGAATCTGGAGCCCCTGCGGTGGTTGAGCGGGAGAATTCGGGGTGAGTCCTTGTCGAGTTCTGACACGGGCTTCTTTTTGCACCTGGGCTCTCGCGACGAGGAATTCGTTGTACATGTTCAAAACTGTCTCTAGGTTCTTTTCAAGTGCCGGGCGCTGGTAAGCTTCTCTCTTCAACTGCCGGGTGTCTACGCCTAGCTGTCGAAGGATCTCGTCACGCTGACCGGATGCACAATGCGACGAATGCAAAGGAAACTGCAGAACCTGAGAGCTGTAGGTTGCTGCTAAGCAAATGTTGGCATCTGTGAGCGCCTTGCCAAGGTTTATGATGCTCCGGCTAACTGAGATGGGCATTAATACAACTAGTCGGTGCATCCTGACATTCTGGTGATTACACGGCTGAATctcgaggaaggggatgatgcTGGCAGTGTGCGGAGATGAAGGGAACTTAGCTACTGGATGCACATACAACTTTCACACAATGAGGCATGTTTGTTGCGTTTCCACGCTCCGATGCCCGCTGTTGCGCCGCCTCCTAGAATAGCGCCTGACGCACCGCCAGCAATGATAAGGCCAGTGCCTCCTGTGAAGAATGTGTAAACCATCAAAGCAGCGGCGACCATAACTGCTGTTGCAGTAGCTCCGACCACGGTCTTGGCTCCATTCGGTGGCCTTAGAATGGTCGGGGTTGCGGCGGCGATGCTCAACATTTGGTCCTCATACGCAGAGAAGAAAATGGTTGCATTCCGGAGCCCTAGCATCGTCTCGTAAAGTTGCTGGGGTGGGATATCTGTGAATGATATCAGGATACAGTTTCTCTGATGGATGAGGCATCGTGAAACTTACTCTTTTGTCTGGGAATTCGGCTCAAATCCAAGCAGTCTTCGATGTGGCGGATTATGGTGGACATGAGGTCAAGGCAGGGCTCTGCCTTGTTCCAGGCGTTGGTGACGTCCTCGACTGTCTTGAGTGGTCCGTTGACCTCAGGCTGATTCATTTGTATCGACTTGCGGAGCTTATCAAACTCTTGAACCATTGatgaccccatcatccacttGGCCGGAAGCGTGCGCACCATAGTCGCTAGATCGGCACCTATTGCAGACCCACGCACAACTTCTAACGCAAGATTGCACCTGATTGAGTCTTTGGGTTAGTTCGGACATGGGTGAGATTGAAAGCCAGGAGATGTGGTATAGAGGAGGTCCTACATATCAATTGGCGTAATCAGATTTCGTTCCACAACCGTGCTCGTCCGGACTTCTAGAGACCTCAGGATCCTGATACGGGTATTCTTGTGTACGACCTCCGGCGAAATCTTGCCGACAGGCACCAACACCATGTGGTGTGCCGTCGAGTTTTGTTGTTTGGCAAGAAAGAATTCCTCAATCTTGGAAGGGAGCACAGCCTCAAAAAGTTCCCTGAGATCAGCCAAGTGATCGTAAACGCGGCGGGCCCCTTTCACAGCTGATCCTTTAAACCGGAAGTTTACTTCCAGAGGAACGAAGCTGTCTTGGTCGTGGATGCTGGTGAGTGAAGCAGGGTGCACTGTCCAACCCTTCAGGTCGCAATTCTGCGCCAAGAATTGAGCTGTCCCTTCATTGTCCTTGTAGTTCCATCCTCTGGGAGTGTACCTCCACACCTGCATCAGAAAGTCGGTGATGACGGTGCTGGTAGACATCCTGATAAGACTGCATTTATGGGTATGGTTGGAAGGTTAGCGAGGTGAGCATGTAGAGACTAGAAGAAAATGGTTTGAGTTCGATGGTACTTGATCGTCCCGTCCCACTCATTATAGAAGAAGACTGGAGGCAGGCTTCGAATGGCCATCGTGGTCAAAGATGGCGCAACACGAAACAGGAGAACCGCCAGAACCGCCGGGACGAGACCGCGCCCAACAGTACGTACAGTTTCTGTCTCTGTGGCTGGAAATGATGGGAGACATGCAGTGTTCAGGGTGCAGTGAGGTGTTACTGTATACCATGCGCTGAAGCGCGGGTCTGAGACGGCGTTGTTGGCGTGACCCGTTTCACCAGCTCGGCGGCCAATTAAATGTTGACCTTGCCGCAGCCGCAAGTCTAAACTCTGTGTTGGACACACAGCTGCTCACGTGACAGCCTGCCCAGCTCATGCAGAAGAGTGGTACCTAGCATGTTATCTCCACCCGCCTTCCTTCCAACGATTCACATCATCGCTACCTTATCATTGTCTCAAACCACCACGGTCTTTACCATAACCCCATACAATCATGGAATCCGACTCACATGTAGAAGTTGTTGAACGCTCCTGGCTTCTGTCGGGCCAAGAAAATCCTGCATTGCCATCACAACAAGGAGGAGCCACAGGGCAACCAGAGTCGATCGGAGTAACCCCAACTGGCAGAATGATATGGTTGAACTTTGACGCTCATCGACACTCAGCCGAGCACTACATGAAAAGATACTACGAGCACCACAGCAGGCTGGATTTGAACCAGCCGATTACAGATCTGGGTAAGCCGACATTGTCAACATGCGTGTTTGGTATCCCGGAACTAATTAGGAGCAGAAGCGGCTCTCGACGCGGCTGTCCCTGGATCTGAACACAGCGAGCACCTCTTTGGGCTCAAGGTCTGTCTCGATAAGGTCATTCACGATGTGTACCTGATGGAGGAACTCCTTACCTATGTTCAGGAGGTAAGGAAAGAGACTGATCGTCCGAAACAATCTGGTATCCCGGGTGTTGCCGCCGCAGGAAGGTATGTCTCTTTCCATCTTTTTCCTGTGCTATATCAGCCAACATGAACCTACCTAGCATTGCCACTATCACCGCCTCCGCGGCCCTTCTCCCGGCGAAG comes from the Podospora pseudocomata strain CBS 415.72m chromosome 5, whole genome shotgun sequence genome and includes:
- a CDS encoding hypothetical protein (COG:Q; SMCOG1034:cytochrome P450; antiSMASH:Cluster_9; EggNog:ENOG503NXJJ); translated protein: MAATEILTCPVAVDKEANLALCPALYPGQALDTPKNPQKIQEAEIIDHSKLLKIPSPKHGHYFGLLGHAPDLDPDLPVKSFWKLMDQYGEIFQLDLGMAYPRVFVGSRELVNEMADDERFSKFTHRLHKEMRPVFGDGLFSAESTDKAWWKAHRLLVPIFGSLGLSKMFDDMQDLSAQLVMKWDRFGPDHEIECIDDMARLAFDTVGLCAFGYRFNEFYTADHHPFMTQLKEAIVESGRRANRPEILNQFYYKEEQHRQENIAKMKELCKKIIQDRIDNPKSEANDLLNLMIHGVDRETGEKLTRENIEYQIPTFLGAGYETTSATLSFIYYLLCTYPETMAKAQQEVDEVVGDKVLTYEMLPKLKYLDACIKEALRIQHPSSLLTRFAVKDTVLGGKYFVRKGQMVSGVWRHFHRDPVVWGADSDEFKPERMLDRNFQALPPNSWKPFGDGQRACIGRGFAEQEILINVAMVLQRFDVEKADPNYILELKGQMALKCIDFKIRAKRRSGKTSLSGIPGGGSQPKKAATKTRQNVTPQTDSNTPKKSLTVLFGGNMGTAESLMQSLSRIAPDFGLAVDDVRTLDSATDSLPTDRPCIIITPSYDGRPPDNAKKFVKWLEQLSSNGTKLSGVKYAVFALGNSDWVNTFYKIPKLIDDTLESLGAERLVETGYGNVKQDLVGPWETWEEELCLALSGVSADKAHKAQAGVEVSIERHNLKTLPSVLGGDQMGVGTIAAIRQLADTLVRPAKYHVDVRLPPGCHYRAGDYLVVQGRNSTESVHRTMARFSLSPADTMTVQSSKKDFLPSQPMAIEHFLRQRVELAAPITKRQLLTLSLHAEDSSPEKAHLLNLTQDSAYDDLLTNRHSVLDVLSTIPTLALPFGVFIDLLPPLAPRVYSISSSPLSQSSGTLQSGLVASITFDLFQSPALSGHGTFNGVASSYLSSRKIGDEISCLVRPTTLPFQLPKDISKPIVMVAAGSGIAPMRGLLQERAELMKQGGEFGEAVLFFGCRDEEKDYLYKEELERWERGGVVRVVPCFSRPGGKKGRYVTDALWEERDRMWEVVEKGGRVFTCGSAARLGRSAGEVWRRIWEEKSGQGGEREVEEWLEGIKGDGRYVCDVY
- a CDS encoding putative secondary metabolism biosynthetic enzyme (EggNog:ENOG503NXUK; antiSMASH:Cluster_9; COG:Q; SMCOG1001:short-chain dehydrogenase/reductase SDR), coding for MGCKSSIHCLTNTAFRCRRHPPTLQVLCLCTGHTSHLMATSSPRTTNVWEVVDFVGTHHDTYAAISPADADLSGKSVLITGASRGIGMATGIRFAVAGCSKIALAARSSLRQAEQEIKAAAVAAGREEPLVLTLNMDVTVEESVTEAVDKVSKAFGGSLDVLIANAGYLPEWRPVVESDPTEWWKTWEINIKGTYLCAKSFIPLLLESSIKTFITVSSAGAHALFYGASAYQTTKFATLRFTEFIDQEYHDKGLIAVAIHPGAVKTELALNMPEEHHTILQDTPELPADAMVWLAKERREWLAGRFFNCCWDVDELENRKDEITSRDLLKFRLTI
- a CDS encoding hypothetical protein (antiSMASH:Cluster_9), yielding MLLGLTPTGVALWRTFETRRSSAEWYLSRYYEYLNVLEPSEPIEDLGGFPFLMTSCTSISYTSAVHVDAAIDAAVSGTHQSQHLTGLRVCADRVARDVFMMQKILAYIQEVRSSSNAPKQLAIPGIAAAGSLTNIAVPAWLFPAEIAIWVALLSIGVAVLTGIVGYALWPRDLNKHYESKQARIQLLRRAVEEQYDVVEINKQQTLLRPKTFAHLKSDLMYHWPKEDEPES
- a CDS encoding hypothetical protein (EggNog:ENOG503PMPI), whose amino-acid sequence is MSTSTVITDFLMQVWRYTPRGWNYKDNEGTAQFLAQNCDLKGWTVHPASLTSIHDQDSFVPLEVNFRFKGSAVKGARRVYDHLADLRELFEAVLPSKIEEFFLAKQQNSTAHHMVLVPVGKISPEVVHKNTRIRILRSLEVRTSTVVERNLITPIDMCNLALEVVRGSAIGADLATMVRTLPAKWMMGSSMVQEFDKLRKSIQMNQPEVNGPLKTVEDVTNAWNKAEPCLDLMSTIIRHIEDCLDLSRIPRQKNIPPQQLYETMLGLRNATIFFSAYEDQMLSIAAATPTILRPPNGAKTVVGATATAVMVAAALMVYTFFTGGTGLIIAGGASGAILGGGATAGIGAWKRNKHASLCESFSRSIINLGKALTDANICLAATYSSQVLQFPLHSSHCASGQRDEILRQLGVDTRQLKREAYQRPALEKNLETVLNMYNEFLVARAQVQKEARVRTRQGLTPNSPAQPPQGLQIRSAPRPQNPMPVVSKQRAIGSISTPSARLNPRQPQPRGASPVAVNQGAPGQQRQPQQRKQPVSLPAAPSQQASGSQPRPLPIQLKNDNPSPQSRPSKNAGSSRQSQQSKTGPLTGQSRANPAGLARSAPKMKSSTTG
- a CDS encoding hypothetical protein (EggNog:ENOG503PTDU), with product MESDSHVEVVERSWLLSGQENPALPSQQGGATGQPESIGVTPTGRMIWLNFDAHRHSAEHYMKRYYEHHSRLDLNQPITDLEAALDAAVPGSEHSEHLFGLKVCLDKVIHDVYLMEELLTYVQEVRKETDRPKQSGIPGVAAAGSIATITASAALLPAKIATWVALSSVGLAVSTVMVGWAIWPRDINRHYETLQDQIQAFRLAVERFDQAEINKQQQRVLRGNTYAHLRSDLMFHWPNNDNVYT